A single region of the Melopsittacus undulatus isolate bMelUnd1 chromosome 10, bMelUnd1.mat.Z, whole genome shotgun sequence genome encodes:
- the CXXC5 gene encoding CXXC-type zinc finger protein 5 isoform X2: MSNSGSHQDTGNKAETEKNTQDDSQPPISSERRNKSGIISEPLNKSLKKSRPLSHYSTFGSSSSISEHSEKGNPLANGNEATVDKSHSTSKHKSISSMLSKLDRVSELSAEGQTALQQFAQSTEMLKRVVQEHLPLASDHGTGISDMEAVSAAETMNGPSDFPYLGAFPINPGLFIMTPAGVFLAESALHMAGLAEYPMQNELASAINSGKKKRKRCGMCPPCRRRINCEQCSSCRNRKTGHQICKFRKCEELKKKPSAALEVMLPTGAAFRWFQ; the protein is encoded by the exons ATGTCAAATTCGGGCTCCCATCAAGACACTGGGAACAAGGCAGAGAcggaaaaaaacacccaagaTGACTCTCAACCCCCCATCAGCTCTGAGAGGAGGAACAAAAGTGGGATAATAAGTGAACCTTTGAACAAAAGTCTTAAGAAGTCCCGTCCACTCTCCCACTATTCCACCTTTGGTAGCAGCAGCTCGATAAGCGAACATTCAGAGAAGGGCAACCCCTTAGCTAATGGCAACGAAGCGACTGTGGATAAAAGTCATTCTACCTCAAAGCACAAAAGCATCTCTAGTATGCTGAGCAAACTCGACCGGGTGTCGGAGCTCTCCGCAGAAGGACAGACCGCCCTACAACAGTTTGCTCAGTCGACAGAAATGCTCAAAAGAGTGGTACAGGAGCATCTTCCTCTCGCAAGCGACCACGGGACTGGGATCTCTGACATGGAGGCAGTCTCAGCTGCAGAGACAATGAACGGCCCCTCCGATTTTCCTTACCTGGGGGCTTTTCCCATCAACCCAGGCCTTTTCATCATGACCCCTGCCGGCGTGTTTCTGGCAGAGAGCGCGCTCCATATGGCTGGCTTGGCAGAGTATCCCATGCAGAATGAGTTGGCATCTGCCATCAATTCGGGGAAAAAGAAACGGAAAAGATGCGGCATGTGCCCGCCCTGCCGAAGACGGATAAACTGCGAGCAGTGCAGCAGTTGTAGGAATCgcaaaactggccaccagatTTGCAAATTCCGAAAGTGTGAAGAACTCAAAAAGAAGccttctgcagcactggag GTGATGCTTCCTACAGGAGCCGCGTTCAGATGGTTCCAGTAG
- the CXXC5 gene encoding CXXC-type zinc finger protein 5 isoform X1 produces MSNSGSHQDTGNKAETEKNTQDDSQPPISSERRNKSGIISEPLNKSLKKSRPLSHYSTFGSSSSISEHSEKGNPLANGNEATVDKSHSTSKHKSISSMLSKLDRVSELSAEGQTALQQFAQSTEMLKRVVQEHLPLASDHGTGISDMEAVSAAETMNGPSDFPYLGAFPINPGLFIMTPAGVFLAESALHMAGLAEYPMQNELASAINSGKKKRKRCGMCPPCRRRINCEQCSSCRNRKTGHQICKFRKCEELKKKPSAALEKVMLPTGAAFRWFQ; encoded by the exons ATGTCAAATTCGGGCTCCCATCAAGACACTGGGAACAAGGCAGAGAcggaaaaaaacacccaagaTGACTCTCAACCCCCCATCAGCTCTGAGAGGAGGAACAAAAGTGGGATAATAAGTGAACCTTTGAACAAAAGTCTTAAGAAGTCCCGTCCACTCTCCCACTATTCCACCTTTGGTAGCAGCAGCTCGATAAGCGAACATTCAGAGAAGGGCAACCCCTTAGCTAATGGCAACGAAGCGACTGTGGATAAAAGTCATTCTACCTCAAAGCACAAAAGCATCTCTAGTATGCTGAGCAAACTCGACCGGGTGTCGGAGCTCTCCGCAGAAGGACAGACCGCCCTACAACAGTTTGCTCAGTCGACAGAAATGCTCAAAAGAGTGGTACAGGAGCATCTTCCTCTCGCAAGCGACCACGGGACTGGGATCTCTGACATGGAGGCAGTCTCAGCTGCAGAGACAATGAACGGCCCCTCCGATTTTCCTTACCTGGGGGCTTTTCCCATCAACCCAGGCCTTTTCATCATGACCCCTGCCGGCGTGTTTCTGGCAGAGAGCGCGCTCCATATGGCTGGCTTGGCAGAGTATCCCATGCAGAATGAGTTGGCATCTGCCATCAATTCGGGGAAAAAGAAACGGAAAAGATGCGGCATGTGCCCGCCCTGCCGAAGACGGATAAACTGCGAGCAGTGCAGCAGTTGTAGGAATCgcaaaactggccaccagatTTGCAAATTCCGAAAGTGTGAAGAACTCAAAAAGAAGccttctgcagcactggag aaGGTGATGCTTCCTACAGGAGCCGCGTTCAGATGGTTCCAGTAG